Proteins encoded in a region of the Mycolicibacterium neoaurum genome:
- a CDS encoding ABC transporter ATP-binding protein: MLLALVRHHVRPYRGLLAVVAVLQVISTLASLYLPTVNAAIIDDGVAQGDTGRIIDLGLVMLGVTALQVVCAVGAVFFGSRAAIGFGRDLRAAIFGHVLTFSATESARFGAPTLLTRTTNDVQQIQLLVQMTATMLITAPIMGVGGIAMAIHQDAGLSWLLLVSVPVLAVANWWVVSKLLPIFRSMQRLIDDINRVMREQLAGIRVVRAFAREPLERERFAEANTALTDTALVAGRWQALMLPATTVVINISSVALIWFGGQRIDAGQMQVGSLIAFLAYFMQILMAVVMATLLLVLLPRASACAERITEVLSTVAQIGNPAEPVDGTDVRGEVTLDNATFSYPGADRAVVQGVSLTARPGTVTAIVGSTGSGKSTLLSLICRLYDVTGGSSRLDGVDVRDYDTEDLWGAVGLVPQRGYLFSGTVADNLRYGKADADDDEMWEALRVAAADDFVRAHPDGLQMRVAQGGINFSGGQRQRLAIARAVIRRPSVYLFDDAFSALDTRTDARVQSALRQVSASATVIIVSQRISTVAQADQVIVIEDGVVVGSGTHESLLRTCRTYVEFVDSQSVGIG, encoded by the coding sequence ATGCTGCTGGCACTGGTACGTCACCACGTGCGGCCCTACCGCGGGCTGCTGGCGGTGGTGGCGGTGCTGCAGGTGATCAGCACCCTGGCATCGCTGTATCTGCCGACCGTCAACGCGGCGATCATCGACGACGGCGTGGCCCAGGGTGACACCGGCCGCATCATCGACCTCGGCCTGGTGATGCTCGGGGTGACCGCACTGCAGGTGGTGTGCGCGGTGGGTGCGGTGTTCTTCGGGTCTCGGGCCGCGATCGGGTTCGGCCGGGATCTGCGCGCCGCCATCTTCGGCCACGTCCTCACATTCTCGGCCACCGAGAGCGCCCGGTTCGGTGCGCCGACCCTGCTCACCCGCACCACCAACGATGTCCAGCAGATCCAGCTGCTGGTGCAGATGACGGCGACCATGCTGATCACCGCGCCGATCATGGGGGTCGGCGGTATCGCCATGGCGATCCACCAGGACGCCGGCTTGTCGTGGTTGCTGCTGGTCAGCGTCCCCGTGCTGGCGGTGGCGAACTGGTGGGTGGTGTCCAAGCTGCTGCCGATCTTCCGTTCGATGCAGCGCCTGATCGACGACATCAACCGGGTGATGCGTGAACAACTCGCCGGTATCCGGGTGGTCCGCGCGTTCGCCAGGGAGCCGCTGGAACGGGAGCGTTTCGCCGAGGCCAATACCGCGCTGACCGATACCGCGCTGGTCGCCGGGCGCTGGCAAGCACTGATGTTGCCGGCGACGACGGTGGTGATCAACATCTCCAGCGTCGCGTTGATCTGGTTCGGTGGCCAGCGCATCGATGCCGGCCAGATGCAGGTCGGCTCGCTGATCGCGTTCCTGGCCTATTTCATGCAGATCCTGATGGCGGTGGTGATGGCCACCCTGCTGCTGGTGCTGCTGCCGCGGGCCTCGGCATGTGCGGAGCGGATCACCGAGGTGCTGTCCACCGTTGCGCAGATCGGCAATCCCGCCGAGCCTGTCGACGGCACCGATGTGCGCGGCGAGGTCACGCTGGACAATGCGACATTCAGCTATCCGGGCGCCGACCGTGCTGTCGTGCAAGGGGTCTCGCTGACCGCCCGACCGGGCACTGTGACCGCGATCGTGGGAAGCACCGGTTCGGGCAAATCGACGCTGCTGTCGCTGATCTGCCGGCTCTACGACGTGACCGGCGGATCGTCCCGCCTAGACGGCGTCGATGTGCGCGACTACGACACCGAAGACCTCTGGGGGGCCGTGGGTTTGGTGCCCCAACGTGGTTATCTGTTCTCCGGCACCGTCGCCGACAATCTGCGCTACGGCAAGGCCGACGCCGATGACGACGAGATGTGGGAAGCATTGCGGGTGGCGGCCGCCGATGACTTCGTGCGCGCTCATCCCGACGGTCTCCAGATGCGGGTGGCCCAAGGTGGCATCAACTTCTCCGGCGGACAGCGGCAACGGCTGGCCATCGCCCGCGCGGTGATCCGCCGGCCCTCGGTGTACCTGTTCGACGATGCCTTCTCGGCCCTGGATACCCGCACCGACGCCAGGGTTCAGTCCGCGCTGCGGCAGGTGTCCGCGTCGGCCACCGTCATCATCGTCTCGCAGCGGATCAGCACCGTGGCGCAGGCCGATCAGGTGATCGTCATCGAGGACGGCGTCGTGGTGGGCAGCGGCACCCACGAATCGCTGTTGCGGACCTGTCGGACATATGTGGAATTCGTGGATTCCCAGTCGGTGGGGATCGGATGA
- a CDS encoding ABC transporter ATP-binding protein, which yields MTRPMRGMQPPTVRSRDFTGSALRLLKRLTPQRLLTVTVIMLAIGGIAIGVIGPRILGHATDLLFDGVIGRGLPAGQSKEEAIAAARARGDDSLADLLSGMNVAPGKGVDFTAVAHTLLLALGLYLVAALLVWLQARILNVVVQRTMMTLRAEIQQKVHRLPLSYVDGRQRGELLSRVTNDVDNVQSTLGIAISQLLTSALTVLAVLVAMLTISPLLTALTVLTVPLSLWATRAIARRSAKLFAEQWANTGRLNAHIEETYSGFTVVKTYGHRAAAARHFDTLNADVHRTSLAAQFLSGLVGPATTFIGNLSYVAVAVVGGIQVATGQITLGNIQAFIQYVRQFNQPLTQVAAMYNALQSGIASAERIFELLDAEEQPADAPPSTRSVGPGRVRFDRVSFGYRPDSPVIDELSLIAEPGSTVAIVGPTGAGKTTLVNLLMRFYDADSGRITIDDIDIATMARADLRSRIGMVLQDTWLFSGTIYDNIAYGRPDADADEVHAAARAAHVDRFVQTLPLGYQTRVGDDGGAISAGEKQLITIARAVLARPQLLILDEATSSVDTRTELLIQQAMAELRRDRTSFIIAHRLSTIRDADQILVMEAGRIVERGTHAELLARRGEYWEMARA from the coding sequence ATGACGCGCCCGATGCGCGGGATGCAACCGCCGACCGTCCGCTCCCGCGATTTCACCGGTTCGGCGCTGCGGCTGCTGAAACGGCTGACCCCGCAACGCCTGTTGACCGTGACGGTGATCATGCTGGCCATCGGCGGTATCGCGATTGGTGTGATCGGTCCGCGAATCCTGGGCCACGCCACCGACCTACTGTTCGACGGTGTCATCGGCCGCGGACTGCCGGCCGGGCAGAGCAAGGAGGAGGCGATCGCCGCCGCCCGGGCCCGCGGTGACGACAGCCTGGCCGACCTGTTGTCCGGGATGAACGTCGCCCCCGGCAAGGGGGTCGATTTCACCGCGGTCGCGCACACCCTGCTGCTCGCGCTCGGGCTGTATCTGGTTGCAGCGCTGCTGGTATGGCTGCAGGCACGCATCCTCAACGTGGTGGTGCAACGCACCATGATGACGCTGCGCGCCGAAATCCAGCAAAAGGTGCACCGGCTGCCGCTGTCCTATGTGGACGGCCGTCAGCGCGGCGAACTGCTCAGCCGCGTCACCAATGACGTCGACAATGTGCAGTCCACGCTGGGCATTGCCATCAGCCAGCTGCTCACCTCGGCGCTGACGGTGCTGGCCGTGCTGGTGGCGATGCTGACGATCTCCCCGCTACTGACGGCGCTGACCGTGCTCACCGTCCCGCTGTCGCTGTGGGCGACGCGCGCCATCGCCCGTCGCTCGGCGAAGCTGTTCGCCGAACAGTGGGCCAATACCGGCCGGCTCAACGCCCATATCGAAGAAACCTACAGCGGTTTCACGGTCGTGAAGACCTACGGCCACCGGGCCGCGGCGGCCCGGCATTTCGACACGCTCAACGCCGATGTGCACCGCACCAGCCTTGCCGCGCAGTTCCTTTCCGGATTGGTCGGGCCCGCCACCACCTTCATCGGTAACCTCAGCTACGTCGCCGTCGCGGTGGTCGGTGGCATCCAGGTCGCCACCGGCCAGATCACCCTCGGCAACATCCAGGCCTTCATCCAGTACGTCCGCCAGTTCAACCAGCCGCTGACACAGGTCGCCGCGATGTATAACGCGCTGCAATCCGGGATCGCCAGCGCAGAGCGGATCTTCGAACTGCTCGACGCCGAGGAGCAGCCGGCGGACGCGCCACCGTCCACCCGGTCGGTCGGCCCTGGTCGGGTGCGGTTCGACCGGGTGTCCTTCGGCTACCGGCCCGACTCCCCCGTCATCGACGAACTGTCACTGATCGCCGAGCCCGGCTCCACCGTCGCGATCGTCGGGCCGACCGGGGCCGGTAAGACCACGCTGGTGAACCTGCTGATGCGGTTCTACGATGCCGACTCCGGCCGGATCACCATCGACGATATCGACATCGCCACCATGGCCCGCGCCGATCTGCGTTCGCGGATCGGCATGGTGCTACAGGACACCTGGCTGTTCAGCGGGACCATCTACGACAACATCGCCTACGGGCGGCCCGACGCCGACGCCGACGAGGTACACGCGGCCGCCCGCGCGGCCCACGTCGACCGATTCGTCCAGACTCTGCCGCTGGGCTATCAGACCCGCGTCGGTGATGACGGCGGTGCGATCAGTGCCGGTGAGAAGCAGTTGATCACCATCGCCAGAGCGGTGCTGGCCCGACCCCAGCTGTTGATCCTCGACGAGGCGACCAGCTCGGTGGACACCCGCACCGAACTGCTCATCCAACAGGCGATGGCCGAGTTACGCAGGGACCGGACGAGTTTCATCATCGCCCACCGGCTGTCGACGATCCGCGATGCCGACCAGATCCTGGTGATGGAGGCCGGCCGGATCGTCGAGCGCGGCACTCATGCCGAGCTACTGGCCCGGCGCGGTGAGTACTGGGAGATGGCCAGGGCCTGA
- a CDS encoding AIM24 family protein has protein sequence MSGQWLRDPEGRYEYRWYDGQNWTDQVSHQGQVFASPLGPPPGAGGHPQDEQQAAPVRQDPAPQGGGDGFSGISGDLIDGRFSEKESSAIALQNERLLRVRVGEPFMARQGSMVAYQGNVDFAFEGGGAGKFLKKALTGEGLPLMRVQGQGDVFLAEQANYVHLLHLTNSGLSISGKNVLAFSASLDWNIERVKGGSIAVGGLFNTTLRGSGWVALTTDGPPVVLNAAEAPTYADTNAVVAWSANLQTQLKTSFKAGALIGRGSGEAVQVAFHGQGFVIVQPSEGITIPVQ, from the coding sequence GTGAGTGGTCAGTGGTTGCGGGATCCCGAGGGACGCTACGAGTACCGCTGGTACGACGGGCAGAACTGGACCGACCAGGTATCCCACCAGGGCCAGGTGTTCGCGTCCCCGCTGGGCCCGCCGCCGGGCGCCGGCGGCCACCCGCAGGACGAGCAGCAGGCCGCGCCGGTCCGCCAGGATCCCGCACCGCAGGGCGGCGGTGACGGTTTCAGCGGTATCAGTGGTGACCTGATCGACGGCCGGTTCAGCGAGAAGGAGTCGTCGGCGATCGCGCTGCAGAACGAGCGGCTGCTACGGGTCCGGGTCGGCGAACCGTTCATGGCCCGGCAGGGTTCCATGGTCGCCTACCAGGGCAACGTCGATTTCGCCTTCGAGGGCGGCGGCGCAGGCAAGTTCCTGAAGAAGGCACTGACCGGCGAGGGCCTTCCGCTGATGCGCGTCCAGGGCCAGGGTGATGTGTTCCTGGCCGAGCAGGCCAACTACGTGCACCTGCTGCATCTGACGAACTCGGGATTGTCGATCAGCGGTAAGAACGTGCTGGCCTTCTCGGCGAGCCTGGACTGGAACATCGAGCGCGTCAAGGGCGGCAGCATCGCCGTCGGTGGCCTGTTCAACACCACCCTGCGGGGCAGCGGGTGGGTTGCCCTGACCACCGATGGCCCCCCGGTGGTGCTCAATGCCGCCGAGGCGCCGACCTACGCCGACACCAACGCGGTGGTGGCCTGGTCGGCGAACCTGCAGACCCAGCTCAAGACCAGCTTCAAGGCGGGTGCCCTGATCGGTCGCGGCTCCGGTGAGGCCGTGCAGGTCGCCTTCCACGGCCAGGGATTCGTGATCGTGCAGCCCTCAGAGGGCATCACCATCCCGGTGCAATAG
- a CDS encoding DUF305 domain-containing protein codes for MAIATGIATGAAAVLLLAGCTSQSEPAADGHTDHSHDAGQETGHDNSHGGSGANPGPGADAGTHNGDDIAFAQHMIPHHSQAVEMVDILLAKPDVDPRVVTLAEQIRAAQAPEIEQMQGWLDQWGNPPMPAMDHSSMDGMVAPADIEKLRAAPGPEATKLFLQQMIGHHEGAVTMAQSEIDGGQYPQAVDLARAIIDSQQKEIDEMKSILNSL; via the coding sequence ATGGCCATCGCAACGGGAATCGCAACGGGAGCGGCCGCCGTCCTGCTCTTGGCGGGCTGTACCAGTCAGTCCGAGCCCGCGGCCGACGGTCACACCGACCACAGCCATGACGCCGGTCAGGAGACCGGTCACGACAACAGTCACGGTGGCAGCGGGGCAAACCCCGGTCCCGGCGCCGACGCCGGCACCCACAACGGTGACGACATCGCGTTCGCCCAGCACATGATTCCGCACCACAGCCAGGCCGTGGAGATGGTCGACATCCTGCTGGCCAAGCCCGACGTGGATCCACGGGTGGTCACGCTTGCCGAGCAGATCCGCGCCGCGCAGGCGCCCGAAATCGAGCAGATGCAGGGTTGGCTGGATCAATGGGGCAACCCGCCGATGCCCGCCATGGACCACAGTTCGATGGACGGCATGGTCGCACCCGCCGATATCGAGAAACTGCGCGCGGCACCCGGCCCGGAGGCCACCAAGCTGTTCCTGCAGCAGATGATCGGACACCACGAGGGTGCGGTCACCATGGCGCAGAGCGAGATCGACGGCGGGCAGTACCCCCAGGCCGTCGACCTGGCCCGCGCCATCATCGACAGTCAGCAGAAAGAGATCGACGAGATGAAGTCGATCCTGAACAGCCTCTGA
- a CDS encoding cation transporter: protein MNIVLNVHGMTCGHCVKSITAALTAVEGVTSVDVDLKAGTVKVAGSAATESLAAAIEDAGYDVAVPA, encoded by the coding sequence ATGAACATCGTCCTCAACGTCCACGGTATGACCTGTGGCCACTGCGTAAAGTCCATCACCGCCGCGCTCACCGCCGTCGAGGGTGTGACCTCGGTCGATGTCGATCTGAAGGCCGGCACCGTCAAGGTGGCGGGCAGCGCGGCGACCGAATCCCTCGCGGCCGCCATCGAGGACGCCGGTTACGACGTGGCCGTACCGGCCTGA
- a CDS encoding heavy metal translocating P-type ATPase: MSTVTLDVGGMTCASCAARIEKRLNRIDGVEASVNFATEQARVDYPDTVTPEDLVAAVEATGYTAAVPAARSEDGETGGIATEHDESAAWRQRLLISAALSLPVVALSMIPVLQFDNWQWLTLTLASPVVVWGAWPFHRAAWTNLRHGAATMDTLISVGVTAAYLWSVWALFFTHAGMPGMKMPFEFISRSNEPHLYLEVAAAVTTFLLAGRYFEARAKRQSGAALRALLHMGAKDVAVLRDSGEIRIPIAQLAVGDTFVVRPGEKIATDGVVTAGNSAVDASMLTGESVPFEVAVGDSVVGACVNVSGRLEVRATHVGADTQLAQMTRLVTDAQSGKADVQRLADRVSAVFVPIVLVLSLATLVGWLLAGGAPAAAFTAAVAVLIIACPCALGLATPTALLVGTGRGAQLGILIKGPQILESTRRVDTVVLDKTGTVTTGRMSVVVVHVADGENPDEILRSVGALERGSEHPIARAVSEYAAQRGPLPAVEEFTNHGGLGVTGVVENRAVAAGRISWLRADWSLEAPQGLAQLADDAAAQGHTPIWFAADGQIRAVIVVADTIKDTAAEAISGFRELGLTPILLTGDNRRAAESVAEQLSIERVVAEVLPAGKVDVITELQSQGRVVAMVGDGVNDAPALATADLGLAMGTGTDVAIEASDLTLVRGDLRAAVDAIRLSRATLGTIKGNLFWAFAYNVAALPLAAVGLLNPLIAGAAMAFSSVFVVTNSLRLRRFSPSTKTAGNRMG; the protein is encoded by the coding sequence ATGAGTACCGTCACCCTCGACGTCGGCGGCATGACCTGCGCATCATGTGCGGCCCGGATAGAAAAGCGGCTCAACCGGATCGATGGTGTGGAGGCCAGCGTCAACTTCGCCACCGAACAGGCACGGGTGGACTACCCCGACACCGTCACGCCGGAGGATCTCGTCGCCGCCGTCGAGGCCACCGGCTACACCGCCGCAGTGCCCGCCGCCCGGAGCGAAGACGGCGAAACCGGCGGCATTGCAACCGAACACGATGAGTCCGCAGCCTGGCGACAGCGACTGCTGATCTCGGCGGCGCTGTCCCTGCCGGTGGTCGCCCTGTCGATGATCCCGGTACTGCAGTTCGACAACTGGCAATGGCTGACCCTCACCCTGGCCTCCCCGGTGGTGGTATGGGGCGCCTGGCCGTTCCACCGGGCCGCCTGGACCAACCTGCGCCACGGGGCGGCCACCATGGACACGCTCATCTCGGTGGGCGTCACCGCGGCCTACCTCTGGTCGGTGTGGGCACTGTTCTTCACCCACGCCGGCATGCCAGGTATGAAGATGCCGTTCGAATTCATCTCGCGCAGCAACGAACCGCATCTCTACCTCGAGGTCGCCGCCGCCGTGACGACCTTCCTGCTGGCCGGGCGATACTTCGAGGCGCGGGCCAAACGACAGTCCGGCGCCGCGTTGCGGGCACTGCTGCACATGGGTGCCAAGGATGTGGCCGTGCTGCGGGACAGCGGTGAAATCCGCATCCCCATCGCGCAACTCGCCGTCGGGGACACCTTCGTGGTACGCCCCGGCGAGAAGATCGCCACCGACGGTGTGGTCACCGCAGGCAACTCGGCCGTCGACGCGTCGATGCTCACCGGTGAGTCGGTGCCGTTCGAGGTCGCCGTCGGCGACTCGGTGGTCGGTGCATGCGTGAACGTGTCCGGGCGCCTGGAGGTGCGCGCCACCCACGTCGGTGCCGATACCCAATTGGCGCAGATGACCCGGTTGGTCACCGATGCCCAGAGCGGCAAGGCCGATGTCCAGCGGCTGGCCGATAGGGTGTCGGCGGTCTTCGTCCCGATCGTGCTCGTGCTGTCGCTGGCCACCCTGGTGGGCTGGTTGTTGGCCGGTGGTGCACCGGCCGCCGCCTTCACCGCGGCGGTTGCCGTGCTGATCATCGCCTGCCCATGCGCCCTCGGCCTGGCCACCCCGACCGCGCTGCTGGTCGGCACGGGCCGCGGAGCCCAGTTGGGCATACTGATCAAGGGACCGCAGATCCTGGAATCCACCCGCCGGGTGGACACCGTCGTCCTGGACAAGACCGGAACCGTGACCACCGGCCGGATGTCGGTGGTCGTCGTGCACGTCGCCGACGGTGAGAACCCCGACGAGATCCTCAGATCGGTCGGTGCGCTGGAGCGCGGCTCCGAACATCCCATCGCGCGCGCCGTGAGCGAATACGCGGCCCAGCGCGGCCCGCTGCCCGCGGTCGAGGAGTTCACCAATCACGGTGGCCTCGGCGTCACCGGGGTGGTCGAGAACCGGGCGGTGGCCGCGGGCCGGATCAGCTGGCTTCGTGCGGACTGGTCACTGGAGGCACCGCAGGGTCTGGCGCAGCTCGCCGATGACGCTGCCGCCCAAGGACATACCCCGATCTGGTTCGCCGCCGACGGACAGATCCGCGCCGTCATCGTGGTGGCAGACACGATCAAGGACACTGCCGCCGAGGCCATTTCCGGATTTCGCGAGCTCGGTCTGACCCCGATCTTGCTGACCGGAGACAACCGCCGCGCCGCGGAATCGGTTGCCGAGCAGCTAAGTATCGAACGTGTGGTCGCCGAGGTCCTGCCCGCAGGCAAGGTCGACGTCATCACCGAGCTGCAGTCCCAGGGCCGTGTCGTCGCCATGGTGGGCGACGGTGTCAACGATGCACCCGCGCTGGCCACCGCCGACCTCGGATTGGCGATGGGTACCGGCACCGATGTGGCCATCGAGGCATCGGATCTGACCCTGGTGCGCGGTGATCTGCGCGCCGCCGTCGACGCCATCCGGTTGTCCCGCGCCACGCTGGGCACCATCAAGGGCAACCTGTTCTGGGCGTTCGCCTACAACGTCGCGGCGCTCCCGCTGGCAGCGGTCGGGCTACTCAACCCGCTGATCGCCGGCGCGGCGATGGCCTTCAGTTCGGTCTTCGTGGTGACCAACAGCCTACGGCTGCGCCGGTTCTCGCCGAGCACGAAGACCGCGGGCAATCGGATGGGCTAA
- a CDS encoding adenylate/guanylate cyclase domain-containing protein, whose amino-acid sequence MGSDSDIDFDIEASGLLDGLTGQARTDRAELIPWLLDQGVTVEQIRDCDEPVLLASRRILGDDGDYVSAREISESTGIDLELLQRIQRALGLPRVDDVDEPAHLRVDGEIARYAKQFADLGIDEDNIVLVVRALADGLSKTAEAMRFTSMAAVMAPGVSELDVAVASEALLRQVNPLLGPLIEDMLRLELRRTMETDAVTAGERAEGRPLPGAREVTIAFADLVGFTKLGEAVPPEELEGLANRLVQATHDVVAPPVRFVKSIGDAVMLVSPEPVALLTAVLALLEAAGADDDFPRLRVGLASGMAVNRAGDWFGSPVNLASRVTGAARPGAVLVTEAVHDAIGEDAGIEWSFAGAKRLKGIKDEVKLFRARYGSG is encoded by the coding sequence GTGGGTAGCGACTCCGATATCGATTTCGACATCGAGGCCTCCGGCCTGCTCGACGGGTTGACCGGCCAGGCCCGTACCGACCGGGCCGAACTGATCCCGTGGTTGCTGGACCAGGGCGTGACCGTCGAACAGATTCGCGACTGCGACGAACCGGTCCTGTTGGCGTCACGACGGATTCTGGGCGATGACGGCGATTATGTGTCCGCCCGCGAGATCAGCGAGAGCACCGGTATCGACTTGGAGCTGTTGCAGCGCATCCAGCGGGCGCTGGGCCTGCCGCGGGTCGATGATGTCGATGAGCCTGCCCACCTACGCGTGGACGGCGAGATTGCGCGCTATGCAAAGCAATTCGCCGATCTGGGTATCGACGAGGACAATATCGTCCTGGTTGTCCGGGCGCTTGCCGACGGATTGTCCAAGACTGCCGAGGCGATGCGCTTCACCTCGATGGCAGCGGTCATGGCTCCCGGGGTCAGCGAGCTGGATGTCGCGGTGGCGTCCGAAGCGCTGCTGCGACAGGTCAACCCGCTGCTCGGCCCGCTGATCGAGGACATGCTGCGCCTGGAGCTGCGCCGCACCATGGAGACCGATGCGGTGACCGCGGGCGAGCGTGCGGAGGGGCGGCCGCTGCCGGGTGCCCGGGAGGTCACGATCGCGTTCGCCGATCTGGTGGGCTTCACCAAGCTGGGCGAGGCGGTGCCGCCCGAGGAACTCGAAGGCCTGGCCAACCGGCTGGTGCAGGCCACCCATGACGTGGTTGCGCCGCCGGTGCGATTCGTCAAGTCCATCGGTGATGCGGTGATGCTGGTCAGTCCGGAACCGGTGGCCTTGTTGACGGCGGTGCTGGCGCTGCTGGAAGCCGCCGGCGCCGATGACGACTTCCCGAGACTGCGGGTGGGTTTGGCCTCGGGGATGGCGGTCAACCGGGCCGGTGACTGGTTCGGCAGTCCGGTCAATCTGGCCAGCCGGGTCACCGGTGCGGCGCGGCCCGGCGCGGTCCTGGTGACCGAGGCGGTGCACGATGCGATCGGTGAGGACGCCGGCATCGAGTGGTCCTTCGCGGGAGCCAAGCGGCTCAAGGGCATCAAGGACGAGGTCAAGCTGTTCCGTGCGCGCTACGGCTCGGGTTAG
- a CDS encoding DNA-deoxyinosine glycosylase produces the protein MSDVLNGLAPIIGAHPTVLVLGNMPSVLSLEHRQYYGNPRNAFWRICADIYGLDPAAPYPQRVAALTGHGVAVWDVLKSCRRVGSLDSAIEPASMVANDIGALLSEHPGICRLVFNGKAAERNYRRLVTDAPDLPIVQLPSTSPAHTMGYAEKLRHWRDALG, from the coding sequence GTGAGCGATGTGCTGAACGGCCTGGCGCCGATCATCGGCGCGCACCCCACCGTCCTGGTGTTGGGGAACATGCCCAGCGTGCTATCCCTGGAGCACCGGCAGTACTACGGCAATCCGCGCAACGCCTTCTGGCGGATCTGCGCCGACATCTACGGTCTCGACCCTGCTGCTCCGTATCCGCAGCGCGTGGCGGCCCTGACCGGCCACGGGGTGGCGGTGTGGGATGTGCTGAAGTCGTGCCGACGGGTCGGCAGCCTCGACTCCGCCATCGAGCCGGCCAGCATGGTCGCCAACGATATCGGCGCGCTGCTGAGCGAGCACCCCGGCATCTGTCGGCTGGTATTCAACGGCAAGGCCGCCGAACGCAACTATCGCCGGCTGGTCACCGACGCGCCGGATCTGCCGATCGTGCAATTACCGTCCACCAGCCCGGCGCACACGATGGGTTATGCCGAGAAGTTGCGGCACTGGCGGGACGCGCTCGGCTGA
- a CDS encoding HIT family protein — translation MSCVFCAIVAGEAPAIRIHEDDDLLAILDIRPFTRGHTLVIPKTHSVDLTDTAPDTVAAMAALGQRIARAARRSGLHADGNNIAINDGKAAFQTVFHIHLHVVPRRTGDKLSFAKGMLVRRDPDREESGRLLRTALAELDTAEQD, via the coding sequence ATGTCCTGTGTGTTCTGCGCCATCGTCGCCGGTGAGGCGCCCGCCATCCGCATCCACGAGGATGACGACCTGCTGGCGATCCTCGACATCCGGCCCTTCACCCGCGGCCACACCCTGGTGATCCCCAAGACCCACAGCGTCGACCTGACCGACACCGCGCCGGACACCGTCGCGGCGATGGCCGCACTGGGCCAGCGCATCGCCCGTGCGGCCAGGCGCTCCGGGCTGCATGCCGACGGCAACAACATCGCCATCAACGACGGCAAGGCGGCTTTCCAGACGGTGTTCCACATCCACCTGCATGTCGTGCCGCGCCGCACCGGCGACAAACTGAGTTTCGCCAAGGGCATGCTGGTGCGCCGGGATCCCGACCGCGAGGAGTCCGGGCGCCTGCTGCGCACCGCACTGGCAGAACTCGACACAGCCGAGCAGGATTGA
- a CDS encoding nitroreductase family deazaflavin-dependent oxidoreductase — protein MPPWERYIGLPLLLLHDKLYKATDGRIGHTIPFGPKALILHTVGAKTGLARANALTYARDGEDYLVVASKGGEPKAPGWYHNLKANPQVEINIGPRRIPVTARAVFPGDPDFDRLWRIVNDMRGNKDRYIGYQKRTSRPIPVIVLSP, from the coding sequence ATGCCGCCCTGGGAGCGATACATCGGCCTTCCGCTGCTGTTATTGCACGACAAGCTGTACAAGGCCACCGACGGCCGGATCGGCCACACGATCCCGTTCGGCCCGAAGGCCCTGATCCTGCACACCGTCGGCGCCAAGACCGGACTGGCCCGAGCGAACGCGCTGACCTATGCCCGCGACGGCGAGGACTACCTGGTGGTGGCCTCCAAGGGCGGAGAACCCAAGGCGCCCGGCTGGTATCACAACCTGAAGGCCAACCCGCAGGTCGAGATCAACATCGGTCCGCGGCGCATCCCGGTGACGGCCAGGGCCGTGTTCCCCGGCGACCCAGATTTCGACCGGCTGTGGCGGATCGTCAACGACATGCGCGGGAACAAGGACCGCTACATCGGATACCAGAAACGCACATCGCGGCCCATCCCGGTGATCGTGTTGAGCCCCTAG